The genomic DNA TAAACGTGTAAATAAATGAAACAGgaagaaaatattaatttcaatCAGCTCTCCAAACTTAGCTTAAATTAACTTCAACTCAATTTCTCATTGAGAGACAGTAATTTGGGCAATGATCTCAATGCATTCAAGGTGAATCTTAATGCACATATAAAGTAACATGCTTAGCATTTGCAGCATGGTATTTATCACTCTAGTTCTTTTAAATAGCAATTCTTCAGCAATGAAATGGcattttttcactgtatattatGGTTTCgacttgcctcaactctacttgctttacttttctgagcttgcatttccactgcagtttagtgctgccGCAACATGGgtgtgattataggctgatcatcatagatgtgccgcctctactgccgtgacatcatcttaaacatggcacaaactgaccaaaacaataacacaaccgctagctgttagctactagctcattgtgctacataaagttgttacatggtgattttacacaagtgtaacagttaaattggcctggttgttttagaagcaagcttccagtaactggtcaactaaataaagtgaagctttcaagcagagtatagagttaacgtaacaaaatgtaccatcctccatcgagtccagggcactctccctcccaatgctcgccagtttagatagtgtccatttggtctaACCACTTCCttttttccttgatggttctgtagtcacttttaatttttttacattttccctacactgttggtaggtctggtggtaacCGTGAGcgaccaacagctgagacacttcctgagagactttttcgtttcgctcacgctaacgagtggaccatctgcacctcatttattgaccatgacgtggttttgcgcacagccatttcttttttcacaattctacagtcgtgtgaacaaattgtactgttatcactgttgctaactttaaaactagcgggttgatgtcgcatgtcaaaaatccagtgacgctgttagtgacgattctccctgaccaatcagtgatctgcaggattttgatgtcacatttagtatcggatCGCTTGGAAACTCGACCGGTTTCCaggtatcaggtaccaggtactatccatagtggaaaaccccaaaaaagtgagtagagtcaagttgagtcgagttgtaccgtgcagtggaaaagctcaAAAGATACAAACAACTCATGAATTTGTTTTACGGAGTGGCGCTTATACGTTCAACTAGTTTAGAGCGAGATTATTGTATATTAAGTTCACTGTGGATGTTTAAACAACAACGTAATTTGATCAAAGCGGATTTTGTGTCAGTTTCTGGATACACAACAGGGTCTTCCCACTGAAGTTTCACAAATTTACTGCAAATCTCTAGTGTGATCAAACATTTACACTCCCATTCAAAATTACATGCAGACAATGATGCACAGTACACAAGTTTTTTTCAAATTAGCTCAGCGAGCAGACACAAAAATTCAAACATCTACTTCAATGATTAAACCACAGACAGTTAAGATACTCTTGATGAATGCACTGGAACATCGCAATGTCATCAAACTAGCTATAAATAAGGCCATTTAGAAAGAGATAGAGGAACATCGCTCGTATCTTTTCCTTACCATACTGCGAGGAGATTCCTTCATCCTGGCAGGGGAAATTTCAAACTCCTTTCGTGGAGTTTTAGTTTAACTGGAACTTTATTCCATAGAGTGTGTCTGGGTTTAATCAGATCAATTTCTGTGCTCTTTTTATGAGCTGAAGGTGGAGTCCAGCATTAAAATTTTAATGGAGTTTAATATGAGCTCTAGCTTTCTTGTTGTCATGTCAACAAACCACTGTATAATATGTACGTCACAGACGCAATCATTAGATTAGAGTTCTTTTTCTGGATTCAAAGAAATGAATGACTgtgtataaaatgacaaataactcatTTAGATCTTTTCCTGCATTCCAACTCCATTATatgtgaaccgtagagcagagagtgagagggtcTTTTGGGGTCtcgagttttccttggactctacatggcatagCATGGAGGAACTGGAAGAAGCAAGCAACGGTTCCAAATAGAGCACTGCAAAAGcgaagttcagcagaagaggaagaTCAAGAGAAGAGGCAGAAGAGAAAGTCTTCCTTTAGTATGAcagtttttaactgaaattggcagcaccccaaaggtgtcctgagaaaTTCAGAAGTGACTTTCCAGAGTCAAATGTCCTTTTCAGTAGTTGATTTATTATcttttgtggaggattcttacaaactcccaTTAAAAAATAGTGCACGTTTAATCATGAAcctttatatcttgaaaacggtACAAGAGACAAGACATTTgctgtcatcaacattctctatgcAAACAAGCAAGCATTTGCATACTAAATaagacattctttcattaatattatatgtgtaagtaatcaaaacatgaaaatctctggttacaaatcatactggttaattcattaaccagtatgatttgttttacaacatggataaatcattacacgttatgagaaacctgattgtctgggtataatatccagttgaacctTGAAAATACCATGCAAATCAAATATTATAATCAACGATTtgttagttagaagtgattaccaatcattacacatattttaaaaggtactatgtagcaaattggtttatatcaGAGGACAATAcagagtgttttattttattgcttgTGAACCATGCACCTaggggcctctttgcagagatgATCTTAATAGCAGTTTAGGCACCATGCATGAGTTTTATGTGtctctaatggctcggtgggggatctctctgatctgtggaatgtgttgttgtgttcattcgatggctttgttcgtggataatcctacactgagatcacattttccccccattctgatggttgatgtgaaaattaactgaagctcctgacctgtatctgcttgattttatgtactgcactgctcccacatgattggctgattatctAACTGCATAGAtatttgttggtgccagacgagctggtttgatttactccatttaaaatatataaaacatccagtgagtggcagttctgtggatgaaaacgttattattaggcaggtggttgtgTCTGAttggtgcatatatatatatatatatatatatatatatatatatatatatatacttctgtTGTAATTTAAGGAAATATTTAATGTGTATGCATTACTTTCAGAAAAATGATCTGGTCAAGCTCATGCATGTACACTTTTTATgtgattataaaacatttttcagaAGGAAGTTTCTCCCTTTTGTTGGCATGGAAAgattttgatttgcttttgtcaCATAGGCAGTTCAACAATTGTgtattttggcaaatattttttaaatgtttgttacaaggaggagggcgtgactGGGCCTTAATGGTGCACGGCTaacgctgaatcagctgatctgTGGGAGAGTGAGAAAAGGGGTGCCGGAGGCTCCgctcgagagagagagtgacaaacTTTATGTTTACTATTCATCCTGTTCCCGCTACCTCCTTGCTCGACCTTTAACTGTTGCAAAGTTTTTTGTAAAACCACTTTAACTTTTAGAATTATTCCTCTTGTTGATTTTTGTTCCCCGtatgttgctcacttcgacgttgtgtcgaagaagtgacactaggagtctctcttgagcgccgaatatgcctctgatctatgaaaaaaggccaatgggaattaggcagacagtatttgcataccccgccccagacgggtataaaagtgggcaaatacgtagagttcattcagaaatcttctccggagccgatggtcgtgttgcagtcagctgcgagttacacacctgttcctgttttcctctgacgcttgcctgttggattcgatggtgcattacagcggctttctccttctccgCTTGCCTGCTGGATTCGACGGCAGATTACAGCggatttctccttctctgcacggtgcactttgcccctgggtgcttcgacagcacaagAAACTTAAagagttataaaagagtgattttctctaaaagagttatttcctctaaaagtgcAAATatgcagctggcgttgaacgtccttttcacccttccgcccctgcgtagttcctggatgcaatagagtgctctccgcttcagacagccacaggcatTGGCTCGTGtttctgggttgcgatcacaccgaggcagcgtttgtggatggttcatgttctcactgcgagaagatgaccatggcaacgttgcggtcatggcctgctttcaaccgaaagcacgccactccagccactcccCGCATTgcccttcttcccacaggattgaggacggtgcggctggcgatggaggtgatctgGGGGTGCAACCCGCCCACCGGCACGCTTGTTGAatcccgtccgggctcgaggcaacagcagctcgcccCACGGCCAGTCTGTCTATCCTCTAGggcttgaggtggatgagctcgcctcTGCATTGGAGAGCGAGGCGTCTGCCACTGAGGAGTTcccctgcatgcccaggctgaggccgacgcgcagatgtccgatatgcttgcccgggctgccgccagcatggggctggactggaaccctccgtcctccccacagccatcaaggttggatgactggttcctgggggctgcgcgccgctcacagccgccccCCCTggtcccatttttcccggaggtgcatgatgagctgacgtatGCAAGGAGGGCACCGCTCTCCACATGTCACAAAGCcattcgctcatccgctctcgctaacctcaacggcggagcggcccacgggtacacgacgattcctcaggtggatagggctgttgcgcttcacctatgcaCCGAAACtgtaccacctggcggggtcgccttGTGTTCCCCTCCAAGGCCTATAGGACAACATCGTCAACATTGACGgcctcaattctgcctcgacactgaccctcCCTACGGTTTGCATttgacggtcaggcgtatcagtacaaagtcctccccttcggcatgtctatGTCCCCCCGCggcttcacgaaagtcgcagaggcagctcttgccccgctctgagaagccggcattcgcatacaCAATTACTTCGATGACTGGCtcgtactggcccactcccgagagttactatgcactcacactgaccaggtgctcaggcacctcagccgcttgggcttcaggtcaaccgagaaaagagcaaactcaccccggttcagagtatctcttttctcggcatggagttagactcagtctcgatgttAGCAcgtggcatcctccgcggcagtcgcaccgctggggttgatgcatatgagaccgcttcagcactggcttcagactcgagtcccgagatgagcatggcgccatggcacgcacagtcacccccgcctgccggcAAATGTTCAaaacctggacagacctctggcGCACCAACGCCTCCAGATCGGGCTGGTGCgccatgtgcaacaggcacgcagccgcgggctgtTGGAcaggggccccgctgcactggcacatcaactgcctagagttgctgactgtatttTTTTGCCCTGCGGAACtttctcccgttagttcgagaTAAACACTTCCTAGTCAGGTCGGTCAGCACCAccatggtagcatacataaattgccatggcagcgtatgctcccgccacatgtctcctcctttggagccagccgtgactcaggtcgctgcgtgccactagcatccccggcaacctcaatgcgatggcggacgcgctgtcacaacaACGTTGGCCCGGttgagagtggaggcttcacccccagtcggttcagctgatttgggaacggttcggcaaagcccaggtagacctgtttgcctcccaaaagacatcccattgcccactctggtatgcctgaacagaggcttccctcggggcagacgcgctggccctcggggctgcgcaagtatgcatttcccccagtgagccttcttgcacaggtgctgtgcaaggtcagggaggacgaggagcaagtcaccttagtggctccttactggcccacccgggcctggttctcggacctcgtactcctcgcaacagcccttccctggcaaattcccagtaggaaggaccttctttctcagggatggggcacgctctggcacccacatccagacctctggaacctccacgtctggcccctagatgggacatggaagatctagctgctctaccaccagccgtcgtagacatgatcagccaagccagagccccctctaccaggcaactttacgccctgaagtggcgcttgttcacgaattggtgttcttcccacgCTGAAGActcacagaggtgcgcagttaggtcagtgctcctattcctgcaggagaggttggaggggaggctgtccccatccaccttgaaggtgtatgttgctgctatcacggcccaccacgatgcagtagacggcaagtctttgggtaagcacgacttgatcatcaggttcctaagagacgcccggaggttaaatccttcccggccaagcctgttcccctcctaggatctctcagtggtcatcacgggccttcagagaccccctttgagccgctagaatcagttggactctcTAAATACGAcatgctgatcgcgctcgcctccattaagagggtcggggacctgcaagcgttctctgttagcgatgcctgcatggagttcggtccggtcatgtgatcctaagaccgcgaccgggctatgtgcccaaggttcctaccacgccattCAGAGACCAGATGGTGAACCtgtaagcgctgccccgggaggaggcagacccagccccttcgttgctgtgtctggtacgtgctttgtgtacctacttggaccacatgcagggctttagatgttctgagtagctctttgtctgctttggcgggtagcgtaaagggaacactgtctccaaacagaggctctcccactgggtggtggatgccatttcatttcagtCCTGcctggactcctcctgtgtgtattttctgcggtatggtccccttgcgtgtggacccgcgtctcccttaggcagtgccAGCTGCCCTCCAGTCGCCTTGCTGTAGCaatcccccctccttgaggctggatctaccactgcgccattttttccacatgcgacctgaggggcccatgtgatgtatctcaCCACTTACCTCCTCGttgctgggcaggtgtggtctccgcagggtcatttccccctgaaagaataggacactgggtaagacccccttcccacgatgcgtgtaagggccccagccgctttgctctatttgagaaacatagagagaaaagaggcccggctacgctcggcccgttcccagatgggcaagcgtcaccttgttcccctgcttagggtaaccaaaagggctCCGAtgtcttttatggggcattggggaaggttacatgcagcctgacacaactggtcgcctttgcacataaatatacctgcccgctcttgtgtcagcagtacacgtacacggctcagtgcatggcatgatttgaattggacccctagtgtcaattcttcgacacaacgtcgaagtgagcgacagacggggaacgtctaggttacagatgtaacctccattccctgatggagggaacgagacattgtgtccttccggccacgtcgctgagccgagccactgtagtggccggaccattccggctcctcagaaaattcctgaatgaactcgacatatttgcccgcttttataccagggcggggtatgcaaatactttctgcctaattcccatttgccttttttcatagatcagaggcatattcggcgctcaagtgagacccctagtgtcacttcttcgacacaccgtctcgttccctccatcagagaacggaggttacatctgtaacctagacctTCGTAACCTCATGTGATTGGGTTTTGCAACTCTGACCATTTCTATTTTCTCCTATGTGTAATTCATGTCGTCAAAAAAGTTATCCACACATAATAATTGATTCTTCACACAATATAATTGAATAAACTTCCTTGTGTTGTAACACAACattttttgtatgtataattCAATGCAAAGTTTGTATAGTGCaattaaaaccattaaaatgGTATTCCAATATCAATGGAAGATTAGCTCACCGACAGATTCAACAAAATGTAGAGAATATTAAGAGACTGACATTAGTgttcagcatatatatatatatatatatatatatatatatatatatatatatatatatatataggggttaaattgggatttcggAGGTGGGGAACCCTAAATATAGCTGATGTGGCAACCATGTATTAAAAATTCAGATGACAGCTGGGACATGTTACCTTCTTGTCCTTGGTGGGGAGTGTTATCTTATAGactagaacagtggttctcaacctggGGTCCAGGAACCACTAGATCCGGACCgtaccggcccaatttaacccctgtatatatatatatatatatatatatatatatatatatatatatatatatatatatatatcagaagacATTATGTGATCGCTTTCATAATGTAAGGAAACTGGAAATCTCATTTCACTTGTGTATAATCACTTTGTACCTACAGCATGTGAGCTGTGAAAATAAGTTCATAAAGTACAATTTTCGCATATCGTTGTTAAAATATAAGATGAGGTCAATTTAAGTGTACTACTGATAAAGACTGTAAGGTACctctttttttaacatttgttcaAAGACATTATGATGGAAAAGGAGGAATTGTTACATCAAAACAAGATAAacacatattgttttctgcattttccCATAAAAATCCATGAAGCATTTTAGAAAACACTACCAAGACAGTGAAATCATAACACTGAGCTTTCATTAAAGGCACAACCTAGGTACAATTCAATTATTAATTCTATATAGCCCATAAAAATATAATGAGAATGATGGGAGACATGCAAATTggctaatattaataatattaattatttttaaaataaaaacaaatgtttttttaagagaatttattttgcattacacACTAAACAGAGTAGAATCTAACAAATAATGTATTCTGAACACAAACTGTTACAAGTAATTGTGTATTGTATTTTGTTATATCATTAGTTGAAGAagcttaaaacatttaaaatcacatttaaagaGATGTTTTGATTGAACTGAATCTTAACCGATAAACTTGTCaccctaaaaatatatatttttatttactgaTTGTAGATCAAACTGATTCAATCAAATCTCTTCTGATTTCAAACGCTGGTAGTTGACCTTTGACCCCCTGGCTTTGTAGACCACCACTCCACACACCATGCCAACCACAGCTAGGAGACACCCAGCAATGAAAACAAGGTTCAGATTCAAGCTTGGGCTGATGAACTCTGAAAGTGAATAGGGGACATTAAAAGTTAAAAGCTTTATCTATTGATTGAACAATTGCACAATCTCAAAATGGTCAAATATCAGTCAATAAATTGGACTAGCCATTGTATCTGCCTTTCAGTATTCGTGACTTACGAGTAAGTGATGGACTCCTCCTCATGCGTAGAGGACCTTGGGAGATGAAGTGACTTTCGGTCTGAAGGGGAGCATCTCTTTTGTGGATGTGCAGATTTGTTGGAGCTACTGTGCGGTTGGTGCAGCCCTGAGTGCAGCGAGTGTTTGGATTGTTCGCTTGACATATGATGATGGAACAGCTGATGAACACCTACGGAATAAACAGGACACAGAAATCAAAAAGACTCACTTACAATTCCAGTAAAATGGGGCATGTCTGATCTTCAGTATCATATTCCAATCCTTACCTGGTCATATTGTCCAATAAACTTGAAGGCCTCCATACTGAACCTCACATTAGACTCATGATTTGAAAGGATTCTAACGGTGCTGTCAACCCCGCATCTGAAACATTGAAAAATTTGATTTGATATATAAGTGGGACAAAACTGTCAGTGCTGATATTCAATGTTGGGGTAATCTGATTAtgaagtaattagttactgtaattaacaacttttaaattgaaaaatagtgcaacatattgcattttaaattgtagtattcagattacagtaactaacttttaattaagttaattactttcaggaacattacttgggttacaaattTCTAAAATAGTGTTGTATCCATAAGtacaatttaaaacatgaattatgttatatttttgcatttctgtgacagctgaaaggTGCACATGGCAGAATAAGTTAAACTAGAGTGTATGACACAAGTGAGACAATATagaggaaatatagacatcatTTTGTTATTTGTTGTCTGTAAAAagtttttagaaagtaacttaaagtaaTGTCATTACATTTTTGATGATGGAATTAGTTAAGTAATCTGATAAAAATATGGAAGTAATTTCTAATGGATaacttttttcattaatttaCCCAAACCTCGCGGATATAAAAACACCAACCACTTAGGTGCACAGTGTCGGGGAATAACTAACTGAATTAGTTAAACTTCTAATCTAACTAAatttttcagtagcgtgacagAGTCATTTTTCCAGTgacaaaacatttaacatgacacGATGATTTTTGGCAATAAGATGCaatgagaaccaatgaggttttatGTTATTGACGATGCTgccatatttcatttaattgcttAATTAATGATTTTATGCACAAAGTGATTGTATTGCATTAGAAGGCTTGGAATACAATATATTGCACATGTCTCAATTACTTTTACTATGGtattataaacttttttttgtcctttttcaagCTTGACAGACTGGAATCACTATTCACTTCCTTATGGCAATCAAAACATGTGAAgacttataaaaaaaatcaccttttttttgctttttaaatgatCTAAAATCTTACCCATTCCTGATGATGGGATAAGAGATGGGATAACTAGGATTATCATAGGGTGTAGCGGCACAGGATTCTAGGAAGACCTCAGTGTTTGGAACCAGATTGACAGGCTCAATCTTCATGTAGATGGTGTCTCCCACATCATACTCCAGTGGATAGGAGTTTGGACTTTTTCTGTTGAAGAAACTGCTAGACTGATAAAAATCAAACTGATAGCTGAATGAGCCAAAGCCTCTCTCTGTGAAGTTGATAGCTGGCCTGCGAGCATCAAATTTCAGAGTAACGCTGCTCTTTTTCTCGTACTTGCACATGACTTCAATTTCTATGTTATGTTTTCTGGTTATGATATCGTTTGGATTGTCGTAAGTGAGGATTTCATTCTTGAAGATGAGATGGTCGTCAGTCTCCTAAAAAGATGCAGATGTTTAAAAGTAATTTAGATGCAGTGCAAAACTGAAAAGGGTCAAgtgatttttttccccaatttatatattttaaaacagtggttctcaactggtgggttatGATCCACAATAAGTGGCTTGCCTGTTCTGATAGCAAACAACTGAAAATACtgctaaatgcattaaataaattgCAACAAAATAGATAATTAATTCTGTATTGGGTTGCTCCTTAATGTTCCTGAAgcaaaaaccagttgagaaacactttaTTAAACCTCAATAAATGCCTTACTTCTATCTGAGTACCGCAGTCATTCAGAGAAAAATTAGTAAACACATGGGTGTTATTGAAATAAACTACACAGGATGCGTTGTTCAGTCTCAGGTGACCGCCATGGAGACCAGTAATAGTGGCCCTTTCTACTGACACCGTCATTTTGTCCTTAGTGCATGTCACGTTTGCTTTTGGACCTTGAACAATAA from Xyrauchen texanus isolate HMW12.3.18 chromosome 41, RBS_HiC_50CHRs, whole genome shotgun sequence includes the following:
- the LOC127634383 gene encoding CUB and zona pellucida-like domain-containing protein 1, whose product is MPGKHIVPQNCPRDYNLLSCDQDHDKVRCRYGVFSANECGMCHQHAGFTLNQNTCTLSYRNTSQRGVYAFELVMEDYPTQNISLRYSSNTSVIRTPYNTNQSSSISPLSRIPLQFSLQVEDPAPSCIEGQYLPRFIHPTPYHGEHINARVNQELEIRVKASATSSSISDVVFSGPLNSTKHTTTTGEYVINWTPIADNFGQHFPICFIAEGQNGSRSYQSEMRCVIVVVNTEGPKANVTCTKDKMTVSVERATITGLHGGHLRLNNASCVVYFNNTHVFTNFSLNDCGTQIEETDDHLIFKNEILTYDNPNDIITRKHNIEIEVMCKYEKKSSVTLKFDARRPAINFTERGFGSFSYQFDFYQSSSFFNRKSPNSYPLEYDVGDTIYMKIEPVNLVPNTEVFLESCAATPYDNPSYPISYPIIRNGCGVDSTVRILSNHESNVRFSMEAFKFIGQYDQVFISCSIIICQANNPNTRCTQGCTNRTVAPTNLHIHKRDAPLQTESHFISQGPLRMRRSPSLTQFISPSLNLNLVFIAGCLLAVVGMVCGVVVYKARGSKVNYQRLKSEEI